Genomic window (Bacillus vallismortis):
CGCAGTTCTTTTTCTTTATATGACTGCAGCGGCTGATCATATAGAAGAATCTTGCCGCTTTGCGGCTTCATAAGACGTGCTAGAACAGATAAAAGCGTCGATTTTCCAGTGCCGTTCGGGCCGACAAGCGCCGTCAAAGAGCTTTCGTGCAATGAAAAGCTCAGGTCTTTGAAAATCGTCTGCTGTCCTCTTGCGAATGAAAGGCAACTGACTTCCAGCACACTCTCCCCAGAAGGAGCTTCTTTCTTTTCTGCATACTCGGCAGGAAAAGGCTCTTTGAACAGCGTTTCCTTTGATAAAGTAAACGGCATATTCCGCTTTTTCTGCAGATCAGACACTTTTGGAATCGCGATGCCCATTTGCTTTAGGGTTGCCGCTTCGTGCTGAAATAGATCTTGTGTTCGGCCATCCAGCGCTTTTTTTCCTGCTTTGTCCAGCACGATCGTTCTTTCAACCCAAGGTGTCCAGTCATCAAGCTGATGCTCAATCACAAGGAGGCTGAAGCCTTTATCACGCTGAAGATCTTTCATCATGTGAACGAACTCCCTCGCTGAATAAGGATCTAGAAGAGAAGTCGGCTCGTCTAACATAATGAGCTCGGGCTCCATCGCTAAAATACAGGCGAGCGCAACTTTCTGCTTTTGTCCTCCTGACAGAGTGGATATTGTTTTTTCTTTTAAATGAGCAATACGTAATTTTTCTAAAACCGCATCGATCTTCTCCGTCATCTCTTCTTTCGGAATCTGCAGATTTTCCAGCCCGAAAGCGATTTCGTCTTCCACCGTCAGCATGCAAAACTGCTGATCGGGGTCCTGAAAGACGACTCCGGCATACTGGGCTACTGTTTCGGAGGCTCCAGGGTCTGTGACCGGCTTTTCAAGTAAAAATACATGCCCCGACTGTGTGCCGTCGCAAGCCTCCGGGTAGAGACCGTTTAAACAAAGGGCGAGCGAGCTTTTTCCGCACCCGCTCGGTCCTAGCAATAAAGCGCATTCTCCTTTTTGAAGCTCAAACGAAATGTTTTGAAAAACCGGTTTCTCGTCTTCTTCATAAGAGAAGCTGAGCCTGTCAACCGTGAGGAGCTTATCAAAGGCTTGCATGTTCTGATACCCGTTTCCGTTTCTTTTTCAGTTCCTTTCCGAGTGCCATTCCGTTTAGCACGCCCGTATACGCGAGAGAGTCGCTGACAGCTTTCCCGAGAAGTCCCGCAAGAAGTGCGCCGGAAGCAAGACGGATCATAAGCAAAATGAGAAGATAACCTGGTGAATAGGCAATATAGCCAGAAACAAATAGATTATAGATAAAGCTGGCTACTGAAGATCCCATTCCTGCCAGCATAAGTACAGGCAGAGAGTATGCTTTCCAGCGCGTCGCGAGAAATACAGCTTCAGCTCCGAGACCTTGAACGATGCCGATGACGATGACCATCGGGCCAGATGGATTTCCCAGCAGGCATTCAACGAGAGCGGCTATGACTTCAGAAACAAGCGCCGCTCCGGGTTTTCGAATAATGTACGCGGCGATGATGGAAACGATAAACCAAATACCGTAAATCGGTTCATAAGCGATTGGACCGAACATACCTGCAAGTACGTTTCCAAAATGCGTAAATAATAAATAAACCACGGCAAAAACGATACTGATAACGGACATAATGACAATTTCTTTTACTTTCCAGCTTTTCATTTTATCCCTGCTTTCTGTTTTTTCTAGATGGACTGTTAGCCGAGAGATTCACAGTCATGGTTACGTGCTTTGTTTGCTTTTCAGCCATGCGGAAAACGGCTTCCAATGTCC
Coding sequences:
- a CDS encoding ECF transporter S component, which translates into the protein MKSWKVKEIVIMSVISIVFAVVYLLFTHFGNVLAGMFGPIAYEPIYGIWFIVSIIAAYIIRKPGAALVSEVIAALVECLLGNPSGPMVIVIGIVQGLGAEAVFLATRWKAYSLPVLMLAGMGSSVASFIYNLFVSGYIAYSPGYLLILLMIRLASGALLAGLLGKAVSDSLAYTGVLNGMALGKELKKKRKRVSEHASL
- a CDS encoding ABC transporter ATP-binding protein gives rise to the protein MQAFDKLLTVDRLSFSYEEDEKPVFQNISFELQKGECALLLGPSGCGKSSLALCLNGLYPEACDGTQSGHVFLLEKPVTDPGASETVAQYAGVVFQDPDQQFCMLTVEDEIAFGLENLQIPKEEMTEKIDAVLEKLRIAHLKEKTISTLSGGQKQKVALACILAMEPELIMLDEPTSLLDPYSAREFVHMMKDLQRDKGFSLLVIEHQLDDWTPWVERTIVLDKAGKKALDGRTQDLFQHEAATLKQMGIAIPKVSDLQKKRNMPFTLSKETLFKEPFPAEYAEKKEAPSGESVLEVSCLSFARGQQTIFKDLSFSLHESSLTALVGPNGTGKSTLLSVLARLMKPQSGKILLYDQPLQSYKEKELRKRLGFVFQNPEHQFVTDTVYDELIFGQKANAETKGKAQHLLDRFSLAHLADHHPFAISQGQKRRLSVATMLMHNVKVLLLDEPTFGQDARTAAECMDMIQRIKEEGSAVLMITHDMELVSSYADSVLVLHDTNLDFDGSPAQLFSQEKGLVQKAKLTLPLLYEWMARQEEVRDEAAVTSH